A genomic region of Paralichthys olivaceus isolate ysfri-2021 chromosome 18, ASM2471397v2, whole genome shotgun sequence contains the following coding sequences:
- the cdk5rap2 gene encoding CDK5 regulatory subunit-associated protein 2 isoform X14: MKDRCRICCARLAGSQCRWIFSSSAQRKLQVILSHVLGWEVTRDGRGEFLCGKCVFQLEKVVQCDVNLTQLLEDHNSQIQKLQAAKEHMIQCIVHIYNKNNPSLDKRVGESTHCKSPPRSSGVGSPDEGQQLGEIGLGHLGNCMRRCVSLDRIASRGTVSGRSGLKSSRLGSGAGLDGSMKSFGLRGTRQRSKSMYFDLVQRKGILPRSGFKGLSTSLQSLNRDFSSDTYTEPPLKVKLAEAKAFVARHGGATVDPGGKVQARALLWSSSNQPSVISDLIQLLRCISKQHITAPAGSHIPVLKRLSTGQLKPGAMRRHREAALKSLHDLTEEFDDEYTSVRVESEVSRLESVNKHLTEELSQTRSTNENLTKTLEETQTQYKTLSGKLEQKENELSLEGKNALKRDKTIQGLTQVLREKEKEIAELCHEIEDRDDALAKAREAAHKAQLQKYQGAEEHQNLLMAKQTELSQLQGEHNVKVLEAQKLKRALDRKEQELADLQQAKDQLEVELEDLQQQKKKGDKALNDLNNQLKKLSGEIGERESALEQQYQELLDQTKRKVQAHEVTIQRLTSTLADKEQQLQEYINMFRDFEQSKSPGGNDNVLSKLRQRLKEKEKALEQALDEKFAAIEEKDNEIHQLQLSLREKERDLDRLNNLLSHNEETINSFDSLIKEKDVELQHLANTLKNLQRAKQDVEDNLNRSLREKDSIISQLQLSLEGKTKDMEEMAKSMLSQSQSHVHDLAEQMGQRLKVTEVMLAEAVKARERLVADNESAVEGLLATISSKDQLLKESAEHYNRMLSERTQDIQELKKQLSDRQQQLATAEKQSSVRAQEDCLETANLQALLAEKDSLINKLLLHGQERDQFQAEPDHVLELRQTIQIMQEKLDERDAELCRRNGGDNVENIPLSRKTVVILKTELAQKTEALNNALKRENELKISLAELQSLLSELEGRSEGQTANIESLTSTLKTKDEIINVLHQRLGQKGDSRGDHMQDQVIGSGLERSFPGLPQRERTMIGGDSQQEALPNLIALQQEHDALNKALRAEQQLYSSLVRTVKEQDSAQRLHALQLELTAVQLLRQQLEESIKSNEELKDDLEREIHRAKLGEGMDPTDPKELESMRHQLEDAQRWNASLQARLGAIQNRGGGVGGANDGGDTLSFIGDQTSYMSICVGEGQDDSLCQLSEQELKQKVLDLQDCVSRLQTVNNELQSRLSLLEKSEHEASNKEGKDMVSTWNQQLKRTQETQLLADSDRKHHPGRNKESQTDIKLGQMVSGKQLGNENMDSGLSQSREHPQSGNNTLDTGEREQKNGDVMALKSLLTDCGATSVSHLREKLHRLASENVEMRGLLKEQKSAECKEKESTDASGNSSDGQAELRQSMETLPIKVSNEKGAEVVVSTANGMETSKTKGPGHATRHGAGLKSRLPVPVRQREETGSSSMQSTRPEYLRTDALQHPHSDDVYQQLHAETDFSISLQQSTSTAQHSRGSAGLDKGSEAEQRLDNTQTDSALFTQLELLHQECQEKEALINKLSEQLADWEELHTQLQEKEQLNHQYVEALQAAESTIAYLTACSLDNQGGFGSHTSSGAGSGSVGSDAALHSRCMELQKALQDKEELNNQLIELVIMAEKAITCSNSQENNPEIRDLCSQIDSALQQVNASSKRDSPRGVSGSTNASMQELQRHTDSLQEALWEQNKLNAELREKLRDADAAAKQSYNSNSAGQDGKPSRQLAAENGSEEHHGAMGSSVDASLTQDLTKAVINCLSATESAIASLAEHCTYPGSSTSAKSSRISSDLQVNLNKLQRALQEREELGESTQIQTTKSSSKCSTAVTGTKGQLPRDLHQNLCLLCKVYNDLSHRISELQISLQEEKGHREESEAHRSVQDGKGLPPNVQAQLESLHKALREKKKAYKSLEEKLATALTETTPTQTARKALEQDDKGVQVDLQDLGYETSGKSENDREESSSTDLEVGVNPSRSASSLPSLLKHEQATFSSTENLDSTSSTPYPSSPALSSAKVSLKSLQVYDEYGVSENPLQLQGQVRELKAQLENQTKLILQMQNLLRRNSLSSDLIANASDPSVVIRDQEGTRKEDRCQDSSYRTVQQREKKEGENQAMKDKTSRLNLDQERERTLNKSTTEQLPQTHSRSTSPARLDSLVKSQARELSQLRQQIKESRGLGALQRRQLEELSNAFKELLQASKVDFYMGEVVKEQLDKSLNLLDRLEGRLDKGESHLDNEDAAALELSRRLAKELQEKNRLIQTLQSQFGSQSPSSHHSSHSDLYHSDRTSSSCHSPQGGSRSPSQRHSSDWMGAAVPPVGGAQADGVSSHRGASSRLQGLQRENGRLREQLRGNEELNATLRSELDLHRSIISQSSPYHQNWDQGQDKQGPGPQTEAHEVDRDIAPQSAPEQHSTMNSDLLAEHLQEIRALRQRLEESIRTNDRLREQLERRLAEVEKDPATNIFIQGNEEQGHLANEVRFLRGQNQTLKEQLNLASRDKQRENEKLRETLARRTAKLEQSRKESEAIRQENSRLQEGLEHISQENSELQDSLHHSKEELHRLQCEVKLQRQQLSDSQHLLQSLRVELQVYEKIKIDAHKHNAESSETNQEPLPVPSSSSLDLSELLSEIRHLRLQLERSIQTNTALRQRLEEQLLRGPNRSETININYLLSSPDEGGRSPGREGCDLRHSFQYNEQTNVLDEKRRARSEVGGGSFSSSSGDSGAPSRLVPGHRMWANRNGRHVLGLIEDYNALRKQISEGRKLSHSMDTQLQECLHTVRQQSSDNKVMEQQHLKSLSSSMSTMQHVLEEAGRLLKLVWRVSLPAGNTAGDSGNNQQQDELLKTEIARLKSRLSQQERMLSGAVKRLRSTNQLKEGMERVIIDQLALTHGVLKKARGNLETNYCTVFGLKGLSGGPDEGGPSHWPVGGTTEPERRSAPISGPGRHSASSDSDTSLHCSF, from the exons ATGAAGGACCGATGTCGTATATGTTGTGCTCGTCTGGCAGGCAGCCAGTGTCGCTGGATCTTCAGCTCATCAGCACAGAGGAAGCTACAAGTGATCTTGTCCCATGTCCTGGGTTGGGAGGTGACACGCGATGGTCGAGGCGAGTTCCTCTGtgggaaatgtgttttccaGTTGGAGAAGGTGGTACAGTGTGATGTTAACCTCACCCAGCTGCTGGAAGATCACAACAGTCAGATCCAGAAACTGCAGGCGGCGAAAGAACACATGATCCAGTGCATCGTCCACATctacaacaaaaacaacccaAGCTTGGACAAGAGAGTTGGGGAGAGCACTCACTGCAAGTCTCCACCCAGATCCTCTGGGGTTGGCAGTCCTGATGAAGGACAGCAGTTAGGTGAGATTGGACTTGGTCACTTGGGGAATTGCATGAGAAGGTGTGTGAGTCTGGACAGAATTGCTAGTAGAGGGACAGTCTCTGGGCGCTCAGGCCTCAAGAGCAGCAGGCTTGGGTCAGGGGCAGGGCTTGATGGCTCTATGAAGAGTTTTGGTCTCAGAGGAACACGCCAACGTTCAAAGAGCATGTATTTTGACCTGGTCCAACGTAAAGGCATACTACCCAGATCTGGATTCAAAGGACTCTCCACATCCCTGCAGTCCTTGAATCGAGACTTTTCGTCAGACACGTATACAGAGCCTCCACTCAAAGTGAAACTCGCAGAGGCCAAGGCATTTGTAGCCAGGCATGGTGGTGCCACTGTTGACCCAGGAGGAAAAGTCCAGGCCAGAGCACTGCTCTGGAGCTCCTCAAATCAACCATCTGTGATCTCTGACTTGATCCAGCTTTTACGCTGCATTTCCAAGCAACACATCACTGCCCCTGCAGGAAGCCACATCCCTGTCCTGAAGAGGCTAAGTACTGGCCAACTTAAACCTGGAGCAATGCGCAGACACAGAGAAGCAGCATTGAAGTCTCTTCATGATCTTACAGAGGAATTTGATGATGAATATACCTCTGTCAGAGTGGAG AGTGAGGTTAGCCGATTGGAGTCCGTCAATAAGCACCTGACTGAAGAGCTCTCACAGACAAGAAGCACCAACGAGAACCTGACAAAAACACTAGAGGAAACCCAAACTCAGTACAAG ACCCTGTCAGGGAAGTTGGAGCAGAAGGAGAATGAACTCAGCTTGGAGGGTAAAAATGCCCTGAAGCGAGACAAAACAATCCAGGGGTTGACTCAGGTCCTccgagaaaaggaaaaagag ATTGCAGAGCTGTGTCATGAGATTGAGGACAGGGATGATGCTCTAGCCAAGGCTAGAGAGGCAGCACATAAGGCTCAACTGCAGAAATACCAG GGAGCAGAGGAACACCAAAACCTATTAAtggcaaaacaaacagagctgtCCCAACTCCAGGGGGAACACAATGTCAAAGTGCTTGAAGCACAAAAGCTAAAGCGTGCCCTGGACAGAAAGGAGCAAGAGCTGGCTGACTTGCAACAAGCAAAGGACCAACTGGAGGTTGAACTGGAAGACCTgcaacagcagaagaagaaaggagaCAAAGCCCTGAAT GATCTTAATAATCAGCTGAAGAAGCTAAGCGGTGAGAttggggagagggagagtgcTCTGGAGCAGCAGTACCAGGAGCTGCTAGATCAAACCAAAAGAAAAGTGCAAGCCCATGAGGTCACCATCCAGCGGCTTACATCCACCCTTGCTGATAAAGAGCAGCAGCTACAG GAATACATAAATATGTTCAGAGACTTTGAGCAAAGCAAAAGCCCAGGAGGAAACGACAATGTGCTTTCCAAGCTGCGGCAAAGactgaaagaaaaggagaaggcTCTGGAG CAAGCACTGGATGAGAAGTTTGCTGCCATTGAggagaaagacaatgagattcacCAGCTGCAGCTGTCTCTaagggagaaggaaagagacCTGGACAGGCTAAATAACTTGCTATCTCACAACGAGGAAACCATAAAT AGTTTTGATAGTCTGATCAAGGAGAAggatgtggagctgcagcatctTGCAAACACACTCAAAAACCTTCAGAGAGCAAAGCAAGATGTAGAAGATAACCTGAACAGATCACTGAGGGAGAAGGACTCCATCATCAGCCAACTGCAGCTCTCCCTGGAGGGCAAGACAAAGGACATGGAG GAAATGGCCAAATCCATGCTAAGCCAGTCACAAAGTCATGTACATGACCTTGCTGAACAGATGGGCCAGAGGTTAAAAGTGACAGAGGTTATGTTGGCTGAGGCTGTGAAAGCCAGGGAAAGGCTGGTTGCAGACAATGAAAGCGCAGTGGAAGGACTGTTGGCTACAATCAGCAGCAAGGACCAACTTCTCAAG gAGTCTGCTGAGCACTACAACCGCATGTTGTCTGAGCGTACACAAGACATTCAGGAACTAAAGAAGCAGCTGTCTGACAGGCAACAGCAGCTTGCCACTGCTGAGAAGCAAAGCTCTGTAAGAGCCCAGGAGGATTGTTTAGAGACTGCAAACCTCCAAGCACTGCTTGCTGAAAAAGACAGCCTCATCAAT AAACTTCTGCTGCATGGTCAGGAGAGGGACCAGTTTCAGGCGGAGCCAGATCATGTGTTGGAGCTCAGACAAACTATCCAAATCATGCAGGAGAAGTTGGACGAGAGGGATG CTGAGCTGTGTAGAAGGAATGGCGGCGATAATGTGGAGAACATCCCACTCTCCAGGAAGACAGTTGTCATCCTGAAGACTGAGCTGGCACAGAAAACTGAGGCACTGAACAATGCCCTGAAGAGGGAGAATGAACTGAAG ATCTCATTGGCGGAGCTACAGTCATTACTGTCTGAGCTGGAGGGTCGCAGTGAAGGTCAGACTGCTAATATTGAGTCACTGACTTCCACTCTGAAGACCAAGGATGAGATAATCAAT GTTCTTCACCAGCGCCTTGGGCAGAAGGGTGACAGTCGGGGTGATCACATGCAGGATCAGGTTATTGGCTCTGGCCTGGAAAGATCATTCCCTGGACTCCCACAAAGAGAGAGAACCATGATTGGTGGAGACAGCCAGCAAGAG GCTTTACCCAACCTTATAGCCCTGCAACAGGAACATGATGCTCTTAACAAAGCCCTGAGAGCGGAACAACAGCTCTACTCTAGCCTGGTCAGGACTGTTAAAGAGCAGGACAG TGCCCAGCGTCTCCATGCTCTGCAGCTGGAACTGACTGCGGTGCAGCTCCTCAGGCAGCAGCTAGAGGAGAGCATCAAATCTAATGAGGAGCTCAAGGATGACTTGGAGAGAGAGATACACAGAGCCAAACTCGGAGAAG GCATGGACCCCACTGATCCTAAAGAACTCGAGAGCATGAGACATCAGCTCGAAGATGCACAGCGCTGGAATGCATCTCTGCAGGCTCGCTTAGGAGCAATCCAGAACCGTGGAGGAGGGGTCGGTGGGGCCAATGATGGTG GCGACACTTTGAGTTTCATTGGCGATCAGACTTCCTACATGAGTATATGTGTGGGGGAGGGGCAGGATGACAGCTTGTGTCAACTCTCTGAACAAGAGCTAAAGCAGAAG GTGCTGGACCTGCAGGATTGTGTAAGCAGACTGCAGACTGTAAACAACGAGTTGCAGAGCCGACTGTCGCTATTGGAGAAGTCAGAGCATGAGGCTTCCAACAAGGAGGGAAAAGACATGGTCAGCACCTGGAATCAG CAGCTAAAGAGGACGCAGGAGACACAGCTTTTGGCTGACAGTGACAGGAAGCATCACCCTGGTAGGAACAAAGAGAGCCAGACAGACATCAAACTAGGACAG ATGGTGTCTGGAAAACAATTGGGTAATGAGAATATGGACAGTGGTCTTAGCCAGAGTAGAGAACATCCTCAGTCTGGCAACAACACTTTggacactggagagagagaacagaagaaTGGAGATGTAATGGCACTTAAATCCCTGCTGACTGATTGTGGGGCTACATCAGTCTCACACCTCAG AGAGAAGTTGCACAGACTGGCAtctgaaaatgtggaaatgcGGGGTCTATTGAAGGAACAAAAATCTGCAGAgtgtaaagaaaaagagagcaCGGATGCCTCAGGGAACAGCAGTGATGGACAGGCCGAATTGAGGCAGAGTATGGAAACACTGCCGATCAAGGTGTCAAATGAAAAGGGAGCGGAGGTAGTTGTCAGCACTGCCAATGGGATGGAGACGTCAAAAACTAAAGGACCAGGCCATGCCACAAGGCATGGG GCTGGTCTCAAATCTCGCCTTCCTGTtcctgtgagacagagagaggagactggcagcagcagcatgcagtCAACTAGACCTGAATACCTGAGGACTGATGCACTTCAACACCCTCATTCGGATGATGTGTATCAGCAATTACACGCAGAAACTGACTTCTCAATATCTCTCCAGCAAAGCACTTCCACTGCACAGCATAGCAGAGGTTCAGCAGGGTTGGACAAGGGCTCTGAAGCTGAACAGAGACTGGATAACACCCAGACTGACTCTGCTCTATTCACTCAGCTGGAGCTCCTCCACCAGGAGTGTCAGGAGAAAGAAGCCCTAATCAACAAGCTCAGTGAGCAGCTTGCTGACTGGGAAGAGCTCCACACTCAGCTTCAGGAAAAGGAACAGCTTAATCACCAGTATGTTGAAGCCCTACAGGCTGCAGAATCAACTATTGCTTACCTGACTGCCTGCAGTCTGGACAACCAGGGAGGATTTGGATCACACACCAGTTCAGGAGCAGGTTCTGGTTCTGTGGGTTCAGATGCTGCCCTCCACAGTCGATGCATGGAGCTGCAGAAAGCCCTACAGGACAAGGAGGAGCTTAACAACCAGCTTATTGAGCTTGTGATTATGGCAGAGAAAGCCATCACCTGCTCCAACAGCCAGGAAAATAATCCAGAAATCAGGGATCTTTGCTCACAGATAGACAGCGCCCTGCAGCAGGTTAATGCATCCTCAAAGAGAGACAGCCCAAGAGGTGTTTCTGGAAGCACTAACGCCTCAATGCAGGAGTTGCAGCGACACACAGACTCTTTGCAGGAGGCACTTTGGGAGCAGAACAAGCTCAATGCAGAGCTGAGGGAAAAACTGAGAGATGCAGATGCTGCTGCTAAACAGAGCTACAACAGTAACAGTGCTGGCCAGGATGGTAAACCTTCAAGGCAGTTAGCAGCAGAGAATGGCTCAGAGGAACACCACGGGGCAATGGGAAGTTCTGTTGACGCTAGTTTAACTCAGGATTTGACAAAAGCTGTAATTAACTGCCTAAGTGCAACTGAGTCTGCCATTGCCTCTCTAGCAGAACACTGTACATATCCTGGCTCCTCGACTTCTGCTAAATCCTCACGGATCAGCTCTGACCTGCAGGTGAATTTAAACAAACTTCAGAGAGCCCTGCAAGAGAGGGAAGAACTGGGAGAATCCACCCAGATACAAACAACCAAATCCAGCAGCAAGTGTAGCACCGCTGTCACTGGAACAAAGGGTCAACTTCCCAGAGACCTCCATCAaaatctctgtctcctctgcaaGGTCTACAATGATCTCTCTCACAGGATTTCTGAATTGCAGATTTCCTTACAAGAAGAGAAAGGCCATAGAGAAGAGAGCGAGGCCCACAGGTCAGTGCAGGATGGAAAGGGATTACCACCAAATGTTCAGGCCCAGCTAGAGTCTCTCCACAAGGcactgagagagaagaagaaagcatATAAAAGCCTGGAAGAGAAACTAGCCACCGCTCTTACTGAGACAACCCCCACCCAAACTGCACGGAAAG CTCTGGAGCAGGATGACAAAGGCGTGCAGGTGGATTTGCAAGACCTGGGTTACGAAACCAGTGGCAAGAGTGAAAACGATAGGGAAGAGAGCAGTAGCACAG ATCTAGAGGTTGGTGTGAACCCAAGTCGTAGTGCTTCTAGCCTGCCTTCCCTACTGAAACACGAACAggccaccttctcctccactgAAAACCTGGACTCAACCTCCAGCACACCGTATCCAAGTTCTCCAGCTCTCAGCTCAGCCAAG GTCAGTCTGAAAAGCCTTCAGGTCTATGACGAGTACGGTGTTTCTGAAAATCCTCTCCAGCTTCAGGGACAAGTGAGAGAGCTGAAGGCCCAGCTGGAAAACCAGACCAAACTCATCCTCCAAATGCAAAACCTTCTGCGTAGGAACTCCCTCTCCAGTGACCTTATTGCCAACGCCTCTGACCCCTCCGTTGTCATCAGGGATCAAGAAGGGACACGGAAGGAGGACCGTTGCCAGGATAGTAGCTACAGAACTGTGCAGcaaagggagaaaaaggagggagagaaccAGGCGATGAAGGATAAAACCAGCCGTCTGAATTTggaccaggagagagagaggacactgAACAAAAGCACAACTGAACAGCTGCCACAGACCCACAGCCGCTCTACATCACCTGCCCG ACTGGACTCCCTGGTGAAGTCACAAGCCAGGGAGCTGTCACAACTGAGGCAGCAGATCAAGGAGAGCCGGGGACTGGGAGCCCTGCAGCGCCgacagctggaggagctgagcaACGCCTTTaaggagctgctgcaggccaGCAAAGTCGACTTCTACATGGGGGAGGTAGTCAAAGAGCAGCTGGACAAGAGCCTGAATCTTCTGGACAGACTGGAGGGACGGCTGGACAAAG GAGAGTCTCATCTGGATAATGAGGATGCGGCAGCTCTGGAACTGTCTCGCAG gTTGGCtaaagagctgcaggagaagaaccGTCTCATCCAGACCCTGCAGAGCCAGTTCGGAAGCCAAAGTCCCAGCAGCCACCACAGCTCTCACTCTGACCTGTACCACTCTGACAGGACCTCTTCCTCCTGCCATAGCCCACAAGGTGGCAGTCGATCTCCAA GCCAGCGACACTCCTCTGATTGGATGGGAGCAGCTGTTCCACCTGTAGGTGGAGCTCAGGCGGACGGTGTGTCCAGTCACAGGGGTGCTTCCAGCAGACTGCAGGGCCTGCAGAGGGAGAACGGGCGACTGCGGGAGCAGCTGAGAGGCAACGAGGAGCTCAACGCCACCCTGCGCAGTGAACTGGACCTACATCGATCAATTATTTCCCAGAGCAGCCCGTACCATCAGAATTGGGATCAAGGCCAGGACAAGCAGGGGCCAGGGCCTCAGACAGAAGCTCATGAAGTAGACAGAGACATTGCCCCACAGAGTGCTCCTGAGCAGCATAGCACTATGAATTCAG ACCTGCTGGCAGAACACCTGCAGGAGATTCGAGCTCTGCGACAACGTCTGGAGGAGAGCATCCGCACAAACGACCGTCTCAGGGAACAGCTGGAGAGGAGACTAGCCGAGGTGGAGAAAGACCCAG CTACCAACATCTTCATCCAGGGTAATGAGGAGCAGGGGCATCTGGCTAATGAGGTGCGATTTCTCAGGGGACAAAATCAAACCCTAAAGGAACAGCTCAACCTGGCATCTCGAG ACAAGCAGAGGGAGAACGAGAAGCTACGCGAGACTCTGGCCAGACGGACTGCCAAACTAGAGCAGAGCAGGAAGGAGTCTGAAGCAATCAGGCAGGAAAATAGCCGACTTCAGGAGGGGCTGGAGCACATTAGCCAAGAAaactcagagctgcaggattcactgcaccacagcaaagaggagctgcatag gttGCAGTGTGAGGTGAAGCTCCAGCGGCAGCAGCTGTCTGACTCCCAGCATCTTCTCCAGTCACTGCGAGTGGAGCTGCAAGTTTATGAAAAGATCAAGATTGATGCTCACAAACACAACG CAGAATCCAGTGAGACAAACCAGGAGCCACTTCCTGTTCCATCCTCCAGCTCTTTGGACCTGAGCGAGCTTCTGTCAGAGATCCGTCACCTGAGGCTGCAGCTGGAGAGGAGCATCCAGACCAACACGGCTCTGCGGCAGagactggaggagcagctgctccGAGGACCCAACCGCTCTGAAACCATCAACATCAACTACCTGCTGTCATCTCCAG ATGAAGGGGGCAGGTCACCAGGTCGTGAAGGCTGCGATCTTCGCCACTCATTTCAGTACAACGAACAAACCAATGTCCTGG atgagAAACGCCGCGCTCGTTCAGAGGTGGGCGGTGGgtccttcagcagcagctctggtgaCTCTGGCGCTCCGTCTCGTCTGGTGCCGGGCCACAGGATGTGGGCCAATCGCAACGGCCGCCACGTTTTAGGCCTGATCGAGGACTACAACGCCCTGCGGAAGCAGATCTCAGAGGGTCGTAAGCTGTCGCACAGCATGGACACACAACTGCAGGAGTGTCTGCACACAGTCAGGCAGCAGAGCTCTGACAACAAG GTGATGGAACAGCAGCATCTGAAGAGTTTGTCCAGCAGCATGAGTACCATGCAGCATGTGTTAGAGGAGGCCGGTCGACTGCTCAAACTGGTGTGGAGAGTCTCTCTGCCAGCTGGAAACACAGCAGGGGACAGTGGCAACAACCAGCAG caGGACGAGCTGCTGAAAACTGAGATAGCCAGACTGAAAAGCCGGCTGTCGCAGCAGGAGAGGATGCTGAGTGGAGCCGTGAAACGCCTCCGCAGCACCAACCAGCTCAAAGAGGGAATGGAGAGGGTCATCATCGATCAGT TGGCTCTAACTCATGGAGTGTTGAAGAAAGCCAGGGGAAACTTAGAG ACAAATTACTGTACCGTCTTTGGCCTGAAGGGCCTGTCTGGAGGACCAGACGAAG gAGGTCCCAGTCACTGGCCAGTAGGGGGCACTACAGAGCCTGAGAGGAGGAGTGCACCCATTTCCGGACCAGGCAGACACTCAGCGTCCTCAGACAGCGACACCTCTCTGCACTGCAGCTTCTAA